CCTGGATGTTGGAGACCTCGAACGACATATACGCCGGGGTGAGGATGACGACACCCGCCAGGAACATCAGCAGCCCGCCTGCAAAGGGGCGTTTCGACGTCCACGCGGAGAAGCGTTCCGTAAACGTCGGGCGTGCGGGGTCGGCGGCGATGTCCTCAGGCTCGACCTCGGACGCGACTGGCACTATCGCCGTGTCGACGTCGTCCTCGAAGAAGAAGTCATCGTCTCTGTCGGCGCTGACCCCGGGTACCCATTTAACACTGCCCACCGTCAGCCTCCTCCACCGTGATCTTTCCGCCGCGCGCTGTCAGGCTGTCGGCGGAGATCGACGAGGCGTAAATTGTTTGGTCGGTTGCGTTCAGGCCCGCGGCGTTCAGCCCGAAAGAGCCAGGCAGGGCACGATCGTTGAGCTGTGTTGCGTCGATGCCGATGTGCGGGTTGATCATTGTCATCGAGCCGGAGAGCTCCTTGGCGCCGATGACCAGGTTGGTCGCGGTGGTGCCCTCACCGGGCACGAGCATCTGGAATTTCTTGGCTCCCATGCCCGGTAGCTGGATGGGCGCGGACATGCACAGATCCGAAATGACGGCGTCCCTAAAGTGCAGGCGAGACACGCCAACGTTGCCGTTTTCCATGGCCTCGGTGTCGACGAAGAGGTCGAAATCCTTGCCCTTGATCTCGCCGACTTTCTGGGTGAAGATCACGTTCGACAGCGCAAGGTTCGCGGACATGCCCGTCTGCGCCATAACCGTGGTTTCAGCCCCGACGGCGAGCAGACCCGCTGCCAGGATGGCGGCGAACCGCCCCTTCTTGATGTACCCCATCATTGTCCTTCCCGGTAAGAAAATACAGAAGTAATTTAGCTCACAGAAACTAGTGATGCTTGCGTGTACCATACAACGCGCTCGCCTTCCTAGGGGCCGATTTGAGAACGATTCACGAAAAAATTTTGTGAAAAAGCAGCTTTTACCGTTTCGTTAACGCACGGGTAAACCGAAGTTCATAACGCTGCTCTATTGTGTCGCAGGGTCAAAGTCGCCCCACACGTCTCCCGGAGAAGGAACCCCGAACTCTCATGGCCGATCAGACACCTCCCGCCCTGTCCCTTACGCGCCGCTCACTGCTCTTCGGCGCGGCCACCGCAGCAGCCGCCGCCTCGCTTCCAGCAACGTCGCGCGCCGCCGCTCAGGCCCAGCGCGCCGCGGACTCGCCCATGCCCTTGCGTTTCGACGCCTCCGGTCGCTTCAAGATCATCCAGTTCAACGACACCCAGGACAACCACCTCACCGACCACCGCACCATCGAGTTCATGGAGCGCGTCCTCGACGCCGAAAAGCCCGGCTTCGCGCTGATCAACGGCGACGTCATCGATGGCGGCCCGACCACCCCGGAGCAGGTCTACCAGGCAGTCAACAACGTGGTCCTGCCCATGGAGTCCCGCGCGATCCCGTGGGCGATCACCTTCGGCAACCACGACGAGGACTCCATCGAGGAGCACGGCACCGGGGTCACCGAAGCCCACATCGCCGAGTTCGTTCGTACCTACAAGTACAACCTCAACCCGCCGGCGGGTGATCGCCCCTTCGGCCACTCGGACGCCCACCTGCTCATCGCCTCCGCCCACGACGCGGCCCGAGCCTCCTACTCCGTGTGGCTGGTGGATTCCGGCAACTACATGCCGGAGGACTTCCAGGAAGCAGCCGGCGAGGACGTGCCGCACTACGACTACATCCGCCCCGCCCAGATCGACTGGTACCTCGGGCGCTCCCGCGCCGCCGAGGCGCGCTTCGGTGCACCCGTGCCGGGCCTGATGTTCTTCCACATCCCCACCTACGAGCACCGCGACATGTGGTTCGGCGGGACCGCGAAGACCTCCGGCATCGACCACAACGCCGCTGCCCGCAAGCACAACATCGACGGGGTCAAGCACGAGGACGTCTACTACGGCGCATTCAACTCCGGCATCCACGCCGCCGTGCGCGACCGCGGCGACGTCCAGGGCATCTACTGCGGCCACGACCACATCAACAGCTTCTACGGTGACTACTACGGCGTGGAGCTCGGCTACTGCCCCGGCACCGGCTTCGCACCCTACGGGCTTCGCGACGGCACCCGCGACCAGCACACCCTGCGCGGCGCACGCGTGTTCGAGCTCAACGAAAACACCGAGCGCGTCTACGAGTCGACCCGCCTTATCTTCGCCAAGGACCTCGGTGCGGACATGGCGCCGGCGAAGCAGCCTATCGACGCCCCCGCGCCGCTGCCCGACTACGTCACCCTGCCGAGCGCGACGCCGACGCCTGTACCGGCTGAAGGGTCCTCGCTGAGCAGTAACGCCCTGAGCAGCCTGAGTTTGGGGAAGGTGGGGCGTCGATAAGCACGCGCATAAACTAGAGTGGCATGACTGATTCCACTTCCCCGAACAACAGCTTTGAGGCTGGCATTAACGTGCGCCGCGAGGTGATGGGCGACGAGTTCGTCGAGGCTGCACTCGCCCGCGCGAAGGGTTCCGACGGCGAGGAGCTGCAGCACCACATCACCTCCACCGTATGGGGGTCGGTGTGGACGCGCGAGGGGCTGAGTCGCCGCGACCGCAGCCTGCTCAACATCGGCATGCTCGTCGCCCTGCGCGCGACCGAGGAGCTGCGCGGTCACGTGCGCGGCGCGCTGACTAATGGGCTGAGCCGCGAGGAGATCACCGAGGCGATCATCCACGCCAGTGGTTACTGTGGCGCGCCCGCCGCGCTGTCCGCGATGAAGGTCGCCCAAGAGGTGCTGGAGGCCGAGCTTGGACCGAAGACCGACGCGTAGCCTGGGCGTTTTACCGGGGCGGGTTGCGAGCGCCAAGCGCGCGCAGGCGCCGATGCTTGTCGATGCCGGCGCGCCCGCTACGCGGTTTCGCCGCGAGGTGCTTATCGACGCCCCCTTCCACGCCGCAGGCGAACGCCTCATGTCCTGGCAGGTGCAGCGCAGCGCGTTTCGCGTGCGGTCGAGCGTGCCCCGCGTCACTCCCGGCGCGATCGTCGAGATGAGCCCGAGCGTGCTCCCTTTACGGTTCTATTGCCGTGTTACCGAGGTCATCGACGAGCCGAACCGCATCGGGTTTGTGTACGCGGCGCTGCCCGGACACCCGGAGCGCGGCGAGGAGCGCTTCGTGGTGGAGCGGCGCGCCGGTGGCGAGGTGGCTTTTGTGATTGAGGCGATCTCGCGGCCGTCGACACGCGCGTGGGCGAGCCTCGGTGTACTGCTGCGGGCGGGCCAGGAAGTGATCACGCGGGTGTGTTACCTGCGCGCGCTGGGTTAGAAAAAACCCGGACTCCATGCAGGAATCCGGGCTGGTTGTACCCCGTACGGGATTTGAACCCGTGTTACCGCCGTGAGAGGGCGACGTCCTAGGCCGCTAGACGAACGGGGCGCGTTCTTTCTGTCGTTTGCGACTCCTAAAAGATAGAACACGCCCCCGCTATCCGACAAATCAGCAGGTCGGCACCCCTACCGCGGGCGGGTTACTTCTCGATCTTGTTGCCGTTGTCGTCGTACTTGTAGAAACCCTCGCCGTCGCCCTGGCCGGAGCGACCTTCCTCGATCATCTGCTTGGCGATCTCGGTGAACTTCTTCTTCCACTCCGGCTGGTCCTCGCCGGAACCCTCAGTAACGTTAACGATGGAGCGCATGCCGATCATGTCCATGATCTCGAACGGTCCCACTTCGGTGCTCATGGCGATGCGCCAGTCCTTGTCAATCTGGTCGACGTCAGCGACATCGTTGACGTAGAGGTACTGCGCTGCCTGCAGGAACGGAACCATCATGGTGTTGAGGAGATAGGCGCGCTGCTCCTTCTTCAGCACGACGGGTGCGAGGTCAGCCTCGTGGGCGAACTCCTCGACAATGTCGCGGTACTTCAGGTCCGTCTCCGGGTTCGGCATGATCTCAACAATGTTCTTGACCCATACGCGGTTGGCGAAGTGGGTGTTGACGAAGCGCTTCGGGTCGCCGGAGGCGTCCGCAATCTCGCTGCCGAGCAGCGACGAGGTGTTGGTGCAGAAGATGGTGTGCGACGGTGCTGCCTTGCCCAGCTTCTCCCAGGTGGAGCGCTTCAGGTCGAGCTTCTCCGGAACTGCCTCAATAATAATGTCCGCCTCAGCGACGGCTGCTTCCATGTCCGTGGTCAGCGAGAGGTTCTCGTGAGCCTTGGCGACGCTTTCCTCGCTAGCGGTGTCGAGGTCGGCGATCATGGACTTGCCAATGGATTTAAAACGTCCCTTGGCGGCCTCAACCGCGTCGTCGTTGATGTCCCATGCGGTGACCTTAAACCCGGCGTGAGCGACGACGAATGCGATCTGGGCGCCCAGGACGCCTGAACCGATGACGGAAACGTTCTTAATGTCAGTCATGACACTTCCTTTGCTGTAACGAAAATTTTTAATGTACGTGTCCAAGAATACACCGCTTACGGGAGAGTGCCAGGTTGCTCTATTGAGCTACAGCGCGATCAAACCGATGACGGCGGCGGCAATCACGACCGCCCACGCCGGCAGTTTCCACGCCTGCAGCGCGGTAAACGATGCCGCAGCCACAGCCATCGTGGCCGCGGAGGTCACACCGGCGATGAATACAGGGTCGTACAGCGCGGCGGCGAGGATGCCCACCACGGCCGCGTTCGCACCAGCGATTGCGCGCGCCGTGGCCGCGTGCTTGCGCAAGCCCTCCCACAGCGGCAACGCCCCGAGGACGAGGAGGGCGGCGGGAAGGAAAATCGCGATCGTCGCCACCACGGCCCCGATCGCCCAGTGCACCCCTTGGGCGGATGCGCCGAGGAAGGAGGCGAAGGTGAACAGCGGACCCGGCACCGCCTGCGCGGCGCCGTACCCGGCGAGGAAGGTGTCGTGGTCAACCAGCCCGGTGGGCACGGTCGCGCTCTCCAGCAGCGGTAGGACAACGTGGCCGCCGCCGAAGACGAGCGCACCGGCGCGGTAGAAGGTGTCAGCGATAAAGGCTGTTGTGCTGCTGGCCGCGGCCGCGAGCACAGGCAGAAGCACGAGCAGGGCTGCGAAAACCGCGAGCGTCGCGAACGCCACGCTCTTCGGCACCCGCGAGCTAAACCCAACGTCATCGTCTGCATCGGGAG
Above is a window of Corynebacterium sanguinis DNA encoding:
- a CDS encoding 3-hydroxyacyl-CoA dehydrogenase, which encodes MTDIKNVSVIGSGVLGAQIAFVVAHAGFKVTAWDINDDAVEAAKGRFKSIGKSMIADLDTASEESVAKAHENLSLTTDMEAAVAEADIIIEAVPEKLDLKRSTWEKLGKAAPSHTIFCTNTSSLLGSEIADASGDPKRFVNTHFANRVWVKNIVEIMPNPETDLKYRDIVEEFAHEADLAPVVLKKEQRAYLLNTMMVPFLQAAQYLYVNDVADVDQIDKDWRIAMSTEVGPFEIMDMIGMRSIVNVTEGSGEDQPEWKKKFTEIAKQMIEEGRSGQGDGEGFYKYDDNGNKIEK
- a CDS encoding DUF1990 family protein; its protein translation is MLVDAGAPATRFRREVLIDAPFHAAGERLMSWQVQRSAFRVRSSVPRVTPGAIVEMSPSVLPLRFYCRVTEVIDEPNRIGFVYAALPGHPERGEERFVVERRAGGEVAFVIEAISRPSTRAWASLGVLLRAGQEVITRVCYLRALG
- a CDS encoding metallophosphoesterase family protein, producing the protein MADQTPPALSLTRRSLLFGAATAAAAASLPATSRAAAQAQRAADSPMPLRFDASGRFKIIQFNDTQDNHLTDHRTIEFMERVLDAEKPGFALINGDVIDGGPTTPEQVYQAVNNVVLPMESRAIPWAITFGNHDEDSIEEHGTGVTEAHIAEFVRTYKYNLNPPAGDRPFGHSDAHLLIASAHDAARASYSVWLVDSGNYMPEDFQEAAGEDVPHYDYIRPAQIDWYLGRSRAAEARFGAPVPGLMFFHIPTYEHRDMWFGGTAKTSGIDHNAAARKHNIDGVKHEDVYYGAFNSGIHAAVRDRGDVQGIYCGHDHINSFYGDYYGVELGYCPGTGFAPYGLRDGTRDQHTLRGARVFELNENTERVYESTRLIFAKDLGADMAPAKQPIDAPAPLPDYVTLPSATPTPVPAEGSSLSSNALSSLSLGKVGRR
- a CDS encoding carboxymuconolactone decarboxylase family protein is translated as MTDSTSPNNSFEAGINVRREVMGDEFVEAALARAKGSDGEELQHHITSTVWGSVWTREGLSRRDRSLLNIGMLVALRATEELRGHVRGALTNGLSREEITEAIIHASGYCGAPAALSAMKVAQEVLEAELGPKTDA
- the chrA gene encoding chromate efflux transporter, giving the protein MSTQQVKGNVAEVFSVFLRLGLTSFGGPTAHLGYFRDEFVSRRKWMSEKTYADLVALCQFLPGPASSQVGMAVGLQRAGYLGMFAAWFAFTMPSVIALVLFALGVAVMGDISDAGWLAGLKAAAVAVVAHAVLGMTKSLITDKIRAGIALAAFILVLLIPNPFVQVGAIVVGMVAGLAALRATPDADDDVGFSSRVPKSVAFATLAVFAALLVLLPVLAAAASSTTAFIADTFYRAGALVFGGGHVVLPLLESATVPTGLVDHDTFLAGYGAAQAVPGPLFTFASFLGASAQGVHWAIGAVVATIAIFLPAALLVLGALPLWEGLRKHAATARAIAGANAAVVGILAAALYDPVFIAGVTSAATMAVAAASFTALQAWKLPAWAVVIAAAVIGLIAL
- a CDS encoding DUF6230 family protein, giving the protein MMGYIKKGRFAAILAAGLLAVGAETTVMAQTGMSANLALSNVIFTQKVGEIKGKDFDLFVDTEAMENGNVGVSRLHFRDAVISDLCMSAPIQLPGMGAKKFQMLVPGEGTTATNLVIGAKELSGSMTMINPHIGIDATQLNDRALPGSFGLNAAGLNATDQTIYASSISADSLTARGGKITVEEADGGQC